A window of the Vibrio pomeroyi genome harbors these coding sequences:
- the argB gene encoding acetylglutamate kinase → MSLNNQPLIIKLGGAALSCGETLSKLFGAISAYQQQAQRPIVIVHGGGYLVDDLMNKLNLETVKKEGLRVTPYDQIPVIAGALAGTANKLLQGQAIKDGINAVGLSLADGGLCKVSELNPELGAVGKAEPGDSTVLQAILNAGALPIISSIGLTEQGQLMNVNADQAAVAVAGALDAELVLLSDVSGVLDGKGHLIPSLNQQQADDLIAGKVITDGMIVKVQAALEAANDLGRPIEVATWRYPEKLTQLFSGKSIGTQFLPQ, encoded by the coding sequence ATGAGCCTTAATAATCAACCATTAATCATAAAGTTAGGTGGCGCTGCGCTATCTTGTGGTGAAACACTTAGCAAGTTATTTGGTGCTATCTCTGCTTACCAACAACAAGCACAACGACCAATCGTGATTGTTCACGGTGGTGGTTACCTTGTTGATGATTTGATGAATAAGTTGAACCTCGAAACTGTCAAGAAAGAAGGGCTACGTGTTACTCCTTATGATCAGATTCCAGTTATTGCCGGTGCACTAGCGGGTACGGCGAATAAGTTACTTCAAGGTCAGGCGATTAAAGACGGTATCAATGCCGTTGGTTTGAGCTTAGCTGATGGTGGTTTATGCAAAGTGAGCGAACTGAACCCTGAGCTAGGTGCGGTAGGAAAAGCGGAGCCGGGCGACTCAACCGTCCTGCAAGCGATTCTTAATGCTGGCGCACTGCCAATCATCAGTTCAATTGGTCTGACTGAACAAGGTCAACTGATGAACGTCAATGCCGACCAAGCTGCTGTTGCCGTTGCTGGCGCACTTGATGCTGAGCTGGTACTGCTTTCTGATGTAAGTGGTGTGCTGGATGGCAAAGGCCACCTCATCCCAAGCCTTAACCAACAACAAGCCGATGACCTTATTGCAGGCAAAGTGATTACCGACGGCATGATCGTTAAGGTTCAAGCCGCACTAGAAGCCGCTAACGACCTCGGAAGACCAATCGAAGTCGCTACTTGGCGATACCCAGAAAAGCTAACACAACTGTTTTCAGGTAAAAGCATAGGAACACAGTTTTTACCTCAGTAG
- the argC gene encoding N-acetyl-gamma-glutamyl-phosphate reductase: MLKTTIIGASGYTGAELALMINRHPELTLSGLYVSANSVDAGKPIAALHGKLAGLIDMPVQPLTNPEEVAKQSDVIFLATAHEVSHDLAPIFLENDCQVFDLSGAFRVKGENFYQEFYGFEHQHEQWLDKAAYGLAEWNEQAIKEAQLVAVAGCYPTASQLAIKPLVGAKLLDENQWPVINATSGVTGAGRKATMVNSFCEVSLQAYGVFNHRHQPEMAAHLGCDVIFTPHLGNFKRGILATITMKLAEGVTEQQIQDAFEQAYQGKPAVRLLEETLPRIQDVEHTPFCDLGWKVQGQHIIVVSAIDNLLKGASSQAMQCLNLRYGFAPLTALV; this comes from the coding sequence ATGTTGAAAACCACGATCATTGGCGCAAGCGGCTACACAGGAGCAGAACTGGCTCTAATGATAAACAGACACCCTGAGCTCACGCTATCAGGTTTATATGTCTCAGCCAATAGTGTAGACGCAGGTAAACCTATTGCGGCATTGCACGGTAAGTTAGCTGGCTTGATTGATATGCCAGTACAACCATTAACGAATCCAGAAGAAGTGGCTAAACAGTCTGATGTGATTTTTTTAGCCACTGCACACGAAGTAAGCCACGACCTAGCGCCAATCTTTCTAGAGAACGATTGCCAAGTATTCGACCTATCGGGTGCCTTCAGAGTGAAAGGCGAGAACTTCTACCAAGAGTTCTATGGTTTTGAACACCAACATGAACAATGGCTAGATAAAGCCGCTTACGGTTTAGCGGAATGGAATGAGCAAGCGATTAAAGAAGCTCAACTTGTCGCAGTCGCGGGTTGTTACCCAACCGCATCACAATTGGCGATTAAGCCTTTGGTTGGAGCGAAGTTACTGGATGAGAACCAATGGCCTGTGATTAACGCGACCAGCGGTGTTACTGGAGCAGGTCGTAAGGCGACTATGGTTAACAGCTTCTGCGAAGTGAGTCTGCAAGCTTATGGCGTATTCAATCACCGTCATCAACCTGAAATGGCTGCACACCTAGGATGTGATGTGATTTTCACTCCGCACCTCGGCAACTTTAAGCGCGGTATTTTAGCGACCATCACCATGAAATTGGCTGAAGGCGTGACAGAACAACAGATACAAGATGCCTTTGAGCAAGCTTACCAAGGTAAACCTGCGGTGAGATTACTCGAAGAGACATTGCCAAGAATTCAAGACGTAGAACATACACCTTTCTGTGATTTAGGTTGGAAGGTTCAAGGTCAACACATCATCGTTGTTTCAGCGATTGATAACTTATTAAAGGGTGCATCTAGCCAAGCGATGCAGTGTTTAAATTTACGTTATGGTTTTGCGCCATTAACTGCGTTAGTGTAA
- a CDS encoding argininosuccinate synthase encodes MSKVNVKKVVVAYSGGLDTSVIIPWLKENYDCEVVAFVADVGQGDEELIGIEEKAKASGASECYIADLKEEMVADYIYPTLKTGAYYEGKYLLGTSMARPIIAKAQVEVARKVGADALCHGCTGKGNDQVRFEGAFAALAPDLHVIAPWREWDLVSREECLDYLAERNIPCTASLTKIYSRDANAWHISTEGGVLEDTWNAPNEDCWAWTVDPEQAPNESETVTLKVEKGEVVAVDGETMTPYNALVYLNEKGAKHGVGRIDIVENRLVGMKSRGCYETPGGTIMMEALRAVEQLVLDKAAFEFREELGVKASHLVYDGRWFTPLCKSILAATEELAQDVNGEVVIKLYKGHATVTQKRSDNSLYSEEFATFGEDEVYDQSHAEGFIRLYSLSSRIRALNSQK; translated from the coding sequence ATGAGCAAAGTTAACGTAAAGAAAGTTGTAGTAGCCTACTCTGGCGGTCTAGACACATCAGTAATCATCCCATGGTTGAAAGAGAACTATGACTGTGAAGTGGTTGCGTTTGTCGCGGATGTTGGTCAAGGCGACGAAGAGTTGATTGGTATCGAAGAGAAAGCAAAAGCTTCTGGTGCTTCTGAGTGTTACATCGCTGATCTTAAAGAAGAGATGGTGGCAGATTACATTTACCCAACACTAAAAACAGGCGCTTACTACGAAGGCAAATACCTACTAGGTACTTCTATGGCTCGTCCAATCATCGCGAAAGCGCAGGTTGAAGTTGCACGTAAAGTCGGTGCAGACGCACTGTGTCACGGTTGTACAGGTAAAGGTAATGACCAAGTTCGTTTTGAAGGTGCATTCGCTGCACTAGCACCAGACCTACACGTAATTGCACCTTGGCGTGAGTGGGATCTAGTAAGCCGTGAAGAGTGTCTAGATTACCTAGCAGAGCGTAACATTCCTTGTACCGCTTCTCTTACTAAGATTTACTCGCGTGATGCAAACGCATGGCACATCTCTACAGAAGGTGGCGTTCTAGAAGATACATGGAATGCGCCAAACGAAGATTGCTGGGCTTGGACTGTAGACCCAGAGCAAGCGCCAAACGAATCTGAAACAGTGACGCTTAAAGTTGAAAAAGGTGAAGTGGTTGCGGTTGATGGTGAAACAATGACGCCATACAACGCACTGGTTTACCTAAATGAGAAGGGCGCTAAGCACGGTGTTGGTCGTATCGATATCGTAGAAAACCGTCTTGTTGGCATGAAGTCTCGTGGTTGTTACGAAACTCCGGGTGGCACCATCATGATGGAAGCACTGCGTGCAGTAGAGCAGTTGGTTCTTGATAAAGCAGCATTCGAATTCCGTGAAGAGCTAGGTGTTAAAGCTTCTCACCTTGTATACGATGGTCGTTGGTTCACTCCGCTATGTAAATCAATCCTTGCAGCGACAGAAGAGCTAGCACAAGACGTGAATGGTGAAGTGGTTATCAAGCTTTACAAAGGCCATGCAACGGTAACTCAGAAGCGTTCTGACAACAGCCTATACTCAGAAGAGTTTGCAACCTTTGGTGAAGATGAAGTTTACGACCAAAGCCACGCTGAAGGCTTCATTCGTCTTTATTCGCTATCAAGCCGTATCCGTGCTCTGAATAGCCAAAAGTAA